The DNA region TGAGCGGAGATACGGCCTGCCATTCCACATCGCTTTCGCGATGTAAACGTTCGTCGGAGAAGAGTTCTCGGCTACGACAGAGAAGGTCTTTCCGTTAGCCAGGAGGATGGAGGACCGGGGAAACGTCGGCGAGCCAATGAGATAGAAATCCTGCGCTGCCACCGGGAAGAAGCCGAGCTGGTTGAAGACAAGAAACGATCCCATCGCGCCTGAATCGTCATTTCCCGGTAAACCGCCCAGACCTGTGTGATAGCTCGCGGGAAGGATGGCCCGGATGGTCTTCGCTGTGCTGCTTTGGTCGCCAATCCAGTTGTAGAGATATGGCGAAAGGAACCCAGGCTCGTTGCCGACGTCGTAGCGGTAGCGTCCTGGTACATCGGCTACAAAAAAGAGATCGAGGCGTTTCTTGAATGCAGATGCTCCTCCGGCGATCTGAACGAGTCCGCGAACGTCCTGCGGAACGTAGAGCGAATAAGTCCAGGTACTGGCTTCGTAGAAATTATCCTTATACCAGGTGCCAACGAGATGAGAATTGAAGTTTTCCTTCCATCTTCCATCCTCATGACGCATCCAGATGAAGCCCTTCACGTCACCGCGCTCTGTGTGGTCCACGGCATTGGCATCCCACAATTTTTTCCAGTTCTCCGCGCGGCTCATAAACAGCTTCGCATCGGCGTCATGATGCAGATCCTTCGCCATGAGACCGACAGCATAATCGTTGGCGGCGTACTCCATGGAGCGCGAGCCCGGCCGATCGGCTCCTCCCGCAGGATCGGAGTGCTCTAAGGACAGATATCCAAGTCGTTTCCACTCGTCCATGTCGCCTCGTCCGAAGCGTATGGGGTCGGTCGACTCAGCCTCGGCATCATGCACCATTGCCCGATAGACTCGCTCCCAATCCAGTCCAGGAAGATGCTTGACGAATGCGTCGGTGAACATCATCTCGGCATTGGACCCGCCCTGAGTTCTACCGGCAAAGTTGCCGGAGCGCCCGTCCAGGAAGAAGTGGTCATGATCCTGAATCTCCAGCAGGGACTGCAGGATGCCGGTAACTCGTTTCGGATCGAGGAGCGTCAAGAGGGGAGTGGAAGATCGGAACGTATCCCAGATGCAATAGAAGTCGTCATAGTACGGGGTCGCGCTCTGCCACAGCGGATTCTCGCCGGTGCGGTCCACTGGCATGAGCATCGAGTGGTAAAGACCGGTCGCAAACTGCTGGCGATCACCGGGCGTGCCGCCTGTGATCTTCACTGTCGAAAGCTCTTTGTTCCAGGCCGCGACAGCAGCCTTGCGCGTTCCGTCAAAGTCGAACCCGGCCACCTCACTTAACGCGTTCTTTTTTGCCTGGTCGATTGAGACGAATGACACGCCCACCTTCACCTTCACTGGCTTCTCACCGGCAGCAAATGTCAGGTAAGCTCCAGTGCTTACGATCGGCGGGGAGGACTTGGGCAGCGTGCTCATTGTGAACGGCATTTTGTAGCTTGCCCTTTTCGTTCCCGGTTGAACGCTCTTGCCGTCCTGCCATGTTCCGCTTACTACCGCAGGCGTGTCAGTCACGAGGTAAAAGTAAACCCTCATGGGTGTGGTCTGGATGTTCCATCCCATGACGGACGCCTGCATTCCGGCGATCTCCGTCGGCGACAGTACCTGCACGTCGGTGGAGTAGACGATCTGGCTTTCCGGATAGCGGTGCGGCGAATCATGCCTGCGCATGAGCAGGTGTCCTACATCTACAAGCAGCGTGCGCTGACCAGTTCCGGGGTAGGTAAATCGATAGACAGGCGTTCGTCGCGCTGTTGTAACCTCTGCACGAATTCCCGATCCGCCCAGCCTGACGGTGTAGTATCCAACCTCCGCATGCTCGTCCTTCCGCGGTGCGGAGCTGTGCGCAGGATCGGCTTTGCCCATCATTGGCTGCACCAGGATGTTTCCGTACTTCGGGCCGCCACCTGTGCCCGAGACGTGCAACTGGGAGAAGCCGTTCAGGTTGCCGCTCGCCTCCCATCCCGAATTGGCTTCATTGTCTCCGTAGTCCGGCCCGGGCTTCGCCATTCCAAAGGGAAGCGTTGGGCCCACGAAAACATTTCCACCCTTGTCTGCGCCCAGCATCGGATCAACTTCCGATGAGTTCTGAGCATGAGCAAGAGCGGCCGTGGTCAAGACGAGAAACGAAGCAGCGCAGACAAAAAGTTTTCGCATATCAATTTAAATCTTTATACCCCACGGAGAAGCCGGCGTGTTAATTTGCGGCCCTGGTGCATGGCAACTGCTGTCCCGGCTAGCTGGGCCCCAAAGATTTTGCGAAGATTCATGGCACTTTTTGTAGGAGATTAAATAAAGTGGGCTCTCCTTCGGGCAGACGGTTGCGAAGGGTTGGGTGATACTGGTTCTTCATGTGGAGGGCGACGTGAGTGTGATCCGAAGATTTGTGGTCGTTTTACTTGGTGGGCTGATGGCGGTGTCTACGGGGATGGCGCAGGTGGATGCATCGCCTGCGGAGAAGGCACTGTTGCAGATGGCCAACCAGTTTCGAGCAGAGCATGGAGTGGCTCCGCTGGCGTGGGATAGCGCGTTGGCACGGGCGGCGAGGCTGCACGCCAAGCGCATGGTTGTGGCGGCGGGCGACATGGAGCACCAGTATCCGGGCGAACCGGATATGATTACGCGGGCGGCTCAGCAGGGTGCCCACTTCGGCGCAATCGCTGAGAATCTCGCGGGGCAGGGACAGAACCCGGCGCAGCTTCATCATATTTGGACGATCACCCAGTCACACCGGACAAATCTTCTAAATCCGAACATGAATGTTGTCGGCATCGGCGTGATCGAGAGCGGAGGACTGTTGTACGCGGTAGAGGATTTTGCGCACGATGTACCGGCGCCGAGGCAGGATGAGGTAGCGGGTCAGGTGGTGGCGGCGTTGCAGAAGATGGGGATGCAGTCTGTGAAGTCGACAGAGGAGGCACGGTCGAACTGCGAAAGCCAGAGCAATACATCGCCGGGTGCAATGCTTGTCGTGCATTGGGAAGGATCGAATCCCAGCCAACTCCCGGACGTTCTGGTGCAGCGGATAGCGCAGGGGACCTATCACTCGGCTGCGGTGGGTGCTTGCCCGAGTGCGCAGTCGGGGCAGGGATTCACGACTTATAGGGTGGCTGTGCTGCTGTATTAGCGGAAAAGCCTGATTGGACTTTCTCAGTATTGTCATCCTTCGCCGATGGCGGAGGATGACAGCTATGTGCCGGGGGAAAAGGATACGACATCGTAACTGTGGGACTCGATGATCTCTGAACGGTAGAAGCTGAAAGCTATTTCTTGGTTTTCGCGGGCTTGGGCAAGATGTAGCCACTGCGTGCCTGTACCTGCACACCGTTGCGATCCACTTTCACCTTCAAGCGGTGGTAGGCGCCATTGGGCTTGATGTTGTCGAGTGGCAGCTCGAGAAGATATACGTACTCTGGTGTCTCTGTGAGGCTCCTGAATCCCGCGCCAAGATCGTTGTTGTTGTGAAAGAAAGTACCGCCGGTGCCGTCGGCGAGCTCAGCCATCACGTTCTCGACCGCCCTCATGGAGCTTGCGTGGAATTCCGCCTTTGACACCAGGGGAATCCCCTGGACATCCTCGCTGGCGGTCAAGGATGTTGTGTACAAGCCGCGCGCATCCAGAGCGCTGATCGTTACATTGGACTGTGCGGCGAAGTCGATAACCCGTGATTCCGCAGCAAGCGCGTCTGGTTCAACGGTAAGGAAGCCGGGCGATACCAGAATCAGGGTGCTTTGTCCTGGCAAAGTGGCCATCCTGCGCACAATCTCTCGGATCGTAGCGAAGGATGTTTGAACATCCTGATGTCCAATCGAAAGAATTCGCCTGGCTGCGGATTCGGCCAGCCTCTCGGCGATGGGAAGGTCGCGCTGAGGATCCAGGCCGGGGTCGCAACTGAACACCTGCGCTATCGCGTCCTGGATTGCCACGTCGTTATGCTTGTTCTCCATCAGGTCGGCCTGGTAGTAGTCGATGTTTGGGCAATCGGAGTTGCTGGACCGATAGAGAATCTGTGGTTTCAGGCTCGTGATCGCGTCCTGCAGCTTCGCTCGATCACGGGTCAAGCCGCTGTTGATTTGTCCGGAGAGAGAGACCACGGCAGCGATATCCGAGTCGACCAACGACCCCGAGAGTAACGTGGCGCCAGCCCTTTTTGCGCGCACAATGTCTTCGGCGCTCAGGTGCAGATCGTCGAAGAGGAAGACGATGAAGCGCGGGTACACGGTCGATGATTGCGAAGGGGTGGGGGAGAGGGTGCCGTTTTCGGAGTTGCTGGCGGGGCGGCTTTCTGCTCCCACGCGCTCTTCAACCATGAATGCGGAGAGAGGATGGGGCTTGCCATTATCAAAGACCTGAAAGTCTTCTCTTTTTAAATCACCCACCGAGTGGCCCTGCTTGTCGCGAACCACAACCGGCACTAACAGTTTCTTGACGGTTACTTCGATGTTGTAGGGGGAGCTGGGAGGTTTTGCTTCCTGTTGAGCTGCCGCGTATCCGCAAGAGGACAGCCCCACACAACACAGGACAAAAACCTTGCGCAACGGCACGCATAACTTCATCGGCATGGCTTTGACGACTTCGTCGGGCATATCCCTCCCAGCCGCTGCGTCGTGCTCGAAGGTGCAAAGTAACCCGTAAGGAGAACAGCTCTTCTGATGGACGTCATTCTAGTCCAGGCAGGGCAGATGAATGCTGGAAATTTTAGTCGAGGATGCGAGCGACTACGTCGTAGTCGTGGGACTCGGTGATTTCGGCGCGGTAGAAGGTGCCGGGGACGAGGGCTTCGTGGGGGCCGAAGTCGTTGATGAAGACCTTGCCGTCGATCTCGGGGGCGTGCAGCGGAGTCCGGCCTTCCCAGAGGAGGTCGGTCTCTTCGCTGGGTCCTTCGACCAGCAGGTCGATCTCGCGGCCTATCCATTGGGACTTGGACTTCGCGCTGATCTTTTGCTGGAGCTTCATCAGCTTGCGGCGGCGCGCTTCGATGGTGCGTTTGGGGACCTTCAGCTCGGAGGCTAGCTCGAAGGCGGCCGCGCCCTCTTCGTCGGAGTAGGTGAAGACGCCGAGCCAGTCGATCCGGGCGGTGGTGATGAAGGCTTCGAGTTGATTGTAGTCCTCTTCGGTCTCGCCGGGGAAGCCGACGATGAAGCTGGTACGGAGGACGATGCCGGGAACGATGCTGCGGGCCTTCTCGATGAGTTTGAGGAAGACTTCAGGGGTTCCGCCGCGCTTCATGCGCTTGAGCACGGAGGGGCTGGCGTGTTGGAGGGGCACGTCTAGGTACTTGGCGATGTTGTCGTGGCGGGCAATGGTCTCCAGCAGGCGCGTGGTGACCTTGTTGGGGTAGGCGTAGAGGAAGCGCAACCAACGCAGGCCGGGAAGCACGGCAAGGGCTTCAAGGAGCTGGGCAAGGCCATCCTTGATGCCGAGGTCTTCGCCGTAGCAGGTGGTGTCCTGGCCGATGAGGGTGATCTCGCGGACGCCCTGAGCTATCAGGGCGTCCGCCTCGGTGATGATCGAGGACATACGGCGCGAGCGAAACTTGCCGCGAAGCTGCGGGATGATGCAGAAACCACAGGGGTGATCGCAGCCTTCGGCGATCTTGATGTAGGCGCTGGCGCGGGGTGTGGTGAGGATGCGCGGCGTGGTGTCGCTGTAGAGGTACTCGGGGAGAGCGGCGGTGGCGCCGTCCCAGGCGGCGCGTGAGAAGCGGCCCTGCTGCTCGCGTAGGTCGCCCTCGGGGCGGCTGGCGAGGTGGCCCTGCTCGATCTGGAGCTGCGGAGAGGATTCTTCGGGGCGGCTGTGCTGGTTTACGGCGCTGGGAGCGCGGTCGATCTGTGCCTGCGTGAGGATTTGGAAGGGAGAGTTGTTGGCGTGGCCCGTGGGAGAAAGACCTGCGGCGGCTAGGATGGCTTCGAGTTCGCCTGTGCCCACGACCGCGTCTACTTCGGGAATATTTTTTTGGATCTCGTCACGGTAACGCTCGACGAGACAACCTGCGACGATGAGGCGCTGGGCGCGGCCGCCGTTGGCCTTCTTGTGCTGCACCATCTCGAGGATGGTGTTGACGGACTCCTGCTTGGCGGAGTCGATGAAGCTGCAGGTATTGACGACAAGGATTTCTGCGTCTTCGGCTTGCGGGGTGAGCTCACCGCCAGCATGATGGAGCATGCCCATCATGACTTCAGAGTCGACCAGGTTTTTAGGGCAGCCGAGGGAGACGAAGCCGATTTTGGGGCGGGGCTTGGCCGAGGATTGGTCAGGGGCTGACGAAGTCAGCTCTTCGAGAATGGCGGGGGGAGTCACTGACTTCCATTATAGCGATTTTCTTGGGATTTCTGGCTGGCTTACTGCGGAATTCCGGCTCTCGGGTGGTTACAGAGAGAATTAAAGATGTCGGGCATAGGGGACGGATGAGGTCTTTTTCCCTATGCCCGACATCTTGAGTGCGATGGAAAGATTATGCCAAGCGACGCTTGACGAGGCCGGCGAGGCCGACCAGGCCGGTGCCGAGCAGCGCGAGGGTGGACGGCTCAGGAACTGCGGAGGGGGCGGCCGCATTGGTCGTAGCCGAGAACGTCACAGTTCCGTTGCCCTGTGTCGAGAACAGCAAGGTACCGTCGGTGTTGTCATAACCGGCCGCATTGGTGGAGAGCATGCCATTGCCGGTGAAAAGCGTGAAGCCACCAACAACCTGTGCCGTGAGCGTGTCGAGGGTGTAGTTGACAATCGTTCCGTTCGTGTTCGTCAGCGTGATGACGCCGCTGCCGGCAGTATAGGGGCTGTAGTCAATGTTCTGGGTGATGGTGCCGGCTTCGTTGGAGGAGAGTAGGGTGGCGAACGATCCATTGAGCGTGTTTGCCGCGCCTACGGCAATCGAGTCGGGCACAAAACTTAGGGAGGTTCCGTTATCTGTAACGGAGGCGCCCGTGATGGAAAATTGACCGGTGATCGGGGTTGCGTGAAGGACGGAAGGTGCTACTGCAAGAGCGGCCATAACGACGAGGGAAGAAAGAATGTTGCGCACGGTGGAAGTCTCCTAAGTGAATCTCTGCTAATAGATGCAGATGGTGTCGGATTTATTTTCATGAAATAGTTTGCTCAGGTAGGTGCAATAAAGTGCACACCTAAAATGCTTAGCAAATCACATCCAGATGTTCGTTTTTTGCCCGTTAGGGTTCAGGATTTCCCGAATCCCACTTGTATTCAGAGTGCAAAATATTGCAACTTCTGGCGCGTTCATTGAGATGGGAAGTGTCGTTTCCGAGGCGGGAGAATTGTTCAAAGGGGGAGGAGACCCTATTTGTCGGCGATGCGGATCTATTCCTGCAAAGGAGCGGTGCTCGGGCGATTGCGTCGACGCCGGATTGCGTCGAGGTGAATAACGAGGGCGATGAGTCCCCCGGCGGTGGTGCAGAGGGCGCGGCGATGGGCGATGACGGGGCCGGGAAGTGCGTTCAGGGAGAGC from Edaphobacter paludis includes:
- a CDS encoding GH92 family glycosyl hydrolase, with the translated sequence MRKLFVCAASFLVLTTAALAHAQNSSEVDPMLGADKGGNVFVGPTLPFGMAKPGPDYGDNEANSGWEASGNLNGFSQLHVSGTGGGPKYGNILVQPMMGKADPAHSSAPRKDEHAEVGYYTVRLGGSGIRAEVTTARRTPVYRFTYPGTGQRTLLVDVGHLLMRRHDSPHRYPESQIVYSTDVQVLSPTEIAGMQASVMGWNIQTTPMRVYFYLVTDTPAVVSGTWQDGKSVQPGTKRASYKMPFTMSTLPKSSPPIVSTGAYLTFAAGEKPVKVKVGVSFVSIDQAKKNALSEVAGFDFDGTRKAAVAAWNKELSTVKITGGTPGDRQQFATGLYHSMLMPVDRTGENPLWQSATPYYDDFYCIWDTFRSSTPLLTLLDPKRVTGILQSLLEIQDHDHFFLDGRSGNFAGRTQGGSNAEMMFTDAFVKHLPGLDWERVYRAMVHDAEAESTDPIRFGRGDMDEWKRLGYLSLEHSDPAGGADRPGSRSMEYAANDYAVGLMAKDLHHDADAKLFMSRAENWKKLWDANAVDHTERGDVKGFIWMRHEDGRWKENFNSHLVGTWYKDNFYEASTWTYSLYVPQDVRGLVQIAGGASAFKKRLDLFFVADVPGRYRYDVGNEPGFLSPYLYNWIGDQSSTAKTIRAILPASYHTGLGGLPGNDDSGAMGSFLVFNQLGFFPVAAQDFYLIGSPTFPRSSILLANGKTFSVVAENSSPTNVYIAKAMWNGRPYLRSWFTHDQLMAGGELKLTMTDKPTHWDTGGAPPSMSDR
- a CDS encoding CAP domain-containing protein encodes the protein MILVLHVEGDVSVIRRFVVVLLGGLMAVSTGMAQVDASPAEKALLQMANQFRAEHGVAPLAWDSALARAARLHAKRMVVAAGDMEHQYPGEPDMITRAAQQGAHFGAIAENLAGQGQNPAQLHHIWTITQSHRTNLLNPNMNVVGIGVIESGGLLYAVEDFAHDVPAPRQDEVAGQVVAALQKMGMQSVKSTEEARSNCESQSNTSPGAMLVVHWEGSNPSQLPDVLVQRIAQGTYHSAAVGACPSAQSGQGFTTYRVAVLLY
- a CDS encoding VWA domain-containing protein is translated as MPDEVVKAMPMKLCVPLRKVFVLCCVGLSSCGYAAAQQEAKPPSSPYNIEVTVKKLLVPVVVRDKQGHSVGDLKREDFQVFDNGKPHPLSAFMVEERVGAESRPASNSENGTLSPTPSQSSTVYPRFIVFLFDDLHLSAEDIVRAKRAGATLLSGSLVDSDIAAVVSLSGQINSGLTRDRAKLQDAITSLKPQILYRSSNSDCPNIDYYQADLMENKHNDVAIQDAIAQVFSCDPGLDPQRDLPIAERLAESAARRILSIGHQDVQTSFATIREIVRRMATLPGQSTLILVSPGFLTVEPDALAAESRVIDFAAQSNVTISALDARGLYTTSLTASEDVQGIPLVSKAEFHASSMRAVENVMAELADGTGGTFFHNNNDLGAGFRSLTETPEYVYLLELPLDNIKPNGAYHRLKVKVDRNGVQVQARSGYILPKPAKTKK
- the rimO gene encoding 30S ribosomal protein S12 methylthiotransferase RimO; the encoded protein is MTSSAPDQSSAKPRPKIGFVSLGCPKNLVDSEVMMGMLHHAGGELTPQAEDAEILVVNTCSFIDSAKQESVNTILEMVQHKKANGGRAQRLIVAGCLVERYRDEIQKNIPEVDAVVGTGELEAILAAAGLSPTGHANNSPFQILTQAQIDRAPSAVNQHSRPEESSPQLQIEQGHLASRPEGDLREQQGRFSRAAWDGATAALPEYLYSDTTPRILTTPRASAYIKIAEGCDHPCGFCIIPQLRGKFRSRRMSSIITEADALIAQGVREITLIGQDTTCYGEDLGIKDGLAQLLEALAVLPGLRWLRFLYAYPNKVTTRLLETIARHDNIAKYLDVPLQHASPSVLKRMKRGGTPEVFLKLIEKARSIVPGIVLRTSFIVGFPGETEEDYNQLEAFITTARIDWLGVFTYSDEEGAAAFELASELKVPKRTIEARRRKLMKLQQKISAKSKSQWIGREIDLLVEGPSEETDLLWEGRTPLHAPEIDGKVFINDFGPHEALVPGTFYRAEITESHDYDVVARILD
- a CDS encoding PEP-CTERM sorting domain-containing protein; translated protein: MRNILSSLVVMAALAVAPSVLHATPITGQFSITGASVTDNGTSLSFVPDSIAVGAANTLNGSFATLLSSNEAGTITQNIDYSPYTAGSGVITLTNTNGTIVNYTLDTLTAQVVGGFTLFTGNGMLSTNAAGYDNTDGTLLFSTQGNGTVTFSATTNAAAPSAVPEPSTLALLGTGLVGLAGLVKRRLA